ACGACGACGGGATGATGGGCGGCCCCAGCTTCTGCCCGACAGGTAAGGCCTGCGTCGAACCAATCGCGTAGAACGTGCCGTTGTCCGAGCCGAAGTACACGGTACCGTCGGAGCCGATTGTCGGCGAGGAGAACACTTCTAATCCAACCGAGTACGACCACTTCACCGTCCCGTCGGTCGGGTTCAGCGCCTGGACATCGCCCGCATTGTTGGCGACGTAGACCGTTCCGTCAGCGCCGACCGTCGGACACGCCTCCACTGGTCCGCCCGTGGAGTGCGACCACTTCTCATGACCGGTCGAGCCATCGAGCGCTCGGATGGTACCGTCCGCACAGCCTACGTAGATCGCGCCGTCTGTTCCAATCGCAGCCGCCGTCCAGACTCCGCTGCCAATCGCGTGCGTCCATTTCGCTGTCATGGTCGATGGATCGATCGAGTACACCGTGCCGTTCTCGTCGCCGGCGTACAGAGTTCCGTCGTGCCCAATCGCGGGCGCGTATGGGAAGCCCGCGCTGCCCGTGAACGTGGCCTCGCTCGACCCCGACGCCGGATTGAACGCGAGGATAGCGCCGCCGCCGGTGTAGACAGTGCCAGTCGAACCGATGCTCGGGCTGCCTTGGGTCGACATATGCAACTCACGTGACCACTTGTCGGCGCCCGTGGTGGGGTCGAACGCATACAACGGACCGCCTTCAATCGGGCACAGCACCGTCCCGTCCAAGCCGATGGCCGGCGAGTTGTACGCGAACAAGTCGGCGCTGGTCGACCACTTGACCGATCCGTCGACCGTGTCGAGCGCGTAGAACTTGCCGTCGTAGCAACCCACGTAGAGGTATCCATTCGAACCGATTGAGGGACTCGACCACGTCTGTGCGGGCAACGTGTGGGCCCATATGGTCGAACCGTCCGAAGGGTTCAGCGCCCAAACGACGTTACTTCCACTCGTGACGTAGACCGTCCCGTTCGGGCCGACGGCAGCCGAGCCGCGTGTCGCTGCGCCGGTGACCTTGCTCCACTTCAGATGGTTCGTCTGGGCCCCTATGTACGGGCTCTGCCGAGTGTTCCCGGCGTCGTGCCCAAAGGTCGGCCACGCGCCACCAGCAAGCGTAACCGCCGTTCCCGCGCCGGCTATCGCCGGAGCGAAAAGGACTCCGATGGCGAGGCCACACAGAAGGAATCGGAGTACCACGGATCCTGTTGAGCTGCGCGACACCGCACATCCCCCCTCAAGATGGTGAAATCCGTCGTGCACCGCCTACCCCGATAGTTCAGTTCCCTAACAGACGAGCAAGCCGAAGGTGCACAGAGCCTCACGCGAACCCCCCCCCCCCCCGATGTTCATCCACCGCCGTAGAAGCGGGCCTCGAACGTGCCGCCTACGCGTATTCGGCGTCTACGAAGTTCCAGAGGGTTTGGGGGTCGACATCTGCCAGGCTCGGGACGATGACGTCGGCGAGTGAGAAGTCGCTACCGGCGGTCAGAGGGCCGGGGACCACGACGCAGCGCAGGCCAGCGGCTTTTGCTGCGAGCAGCCCGAAGTTGGAGTCCTCGTAGGCGAGCGCCTCGGTACCGTCGACACCCAGATACAGCAGCGTGCGGAAGTAGACGCTGGGATCGGGCTTGGCTTGCGGCACGTCGTCTCGCGTGCACACGCATTCGAAGCACTCGGCGATGCCGAGGCGCTCGATCTGCCCCTGCACCCACCGCCGCGATGAGCTCGACGCCAGCCCCACTGACAGCCCGAGCGTGCAAGCCTGATCGAGGTGTCGGCCGACGCCAGGCATCATCGGCAGCTCTGCGGCCAACTCCCACTCGCGCTCTCGACGCGCCTCGATCTCCTCGGCGGAAAGCGGGCGGCCGCGGCGCTGTCCGAGGTCCTCCACCGGGTCGAAGGCGGCGCCCCACGTACCGATCGTAGTCTGCCACAGGTCGAGCGGCAGCTCGAAGCCAGCGTGTCGATATGCCTCTTCCCACGACTCCAGCGACGTACGCTCGGTATCGACGATAAGGCCGTCGAGGTCGAAGACGATGGCATTGATCACGAGGCTCCCCTTCCCTCTCAAATACAGCCTACACCGCGCCCCGTCTGGACGCGTCTCGCTGCCTACGTCCCCTGTGACCCGTGCCACACGCCCCTGACATCGAAAACGGCGCCTCACCAGCGCGTTCGGATACAATCTGGAGGATGCAAACCCCTCGAAGGCGCTGCCGGGCGCCCGCGCAATGCGCGGAGGCGCGCCGTGCCCAGTCGGGCATATACCTACTCGGGCCGACCTGCTCGGCTCCTCTGGACTCGAAAGGACTCCCATGGACGCACTCGCGCGCCTCATCGAGCTAGACGCGGTGGCGCGGCTTCGCGCGCACGACGCAACGCTGTTCGGCAAGGCCCACGAGGACGTAGCGCTCGCTTCGAAGAGCCTCGGGTGGACTCGCCTGGCCAAGGGCTCGGCCGACATCCTCGAGCAGGTCGGGCTGCTGGCTCGCGACGTCGTCGCCAGGGGCCTGACTGACGTGGTGCTGCTTGGCATGGGTGGCAGCTCGCTTGCCGCCCTCGTGCTGGGCGACGTGCTCGGAGCGGACAGCGACGTGCGCCTCCATGTGCTCGATACGACCTGCCCTCGCACCATCGACGCGATGGTCGCCGCGCTGGACCCGTCAACGACGGTCTACCTGGTCTCCAGCAAGTCCGGCGGCACGATCGAGCCCAACTCGCTGTACGCGATCTTCCGCGAGGTAGCAGACGGCGCGCTCGGCCATGAGGATGGTGGCCACCGTTTCATCGCGCTCACCGACCCGGGCTCGCCGCTCGAAGCCGCAGCCGCAAGCGGAGGCTTCTGCGCGCTCGTCTCGACTCCCGAGAACGTAGGCGGGCGGTTCTCGGCGTTGACGCCGTTCGGGTTGGTTCCGGCCGAGCTGCTGGGCATCGACACAATCGAACTGATGCGCCGAGCGGCCAACATGGAAGCCGCCTGCGATCTCCCTCCTGCCGAGAATCCCGCCGCGCTGCTGGCCGCATTCATCGCCGACTCGCATGCGACGGGTCGAGACAAACTCACAGTTGTCGCATCCGAGCCGCTTCGCAGCGTCGGGCTGTGGATCGAGCAGCTGGTCGCCGAGTCACTGGGTAAGTCGGGCACCGGAGTCGTGCCCGTGGTGGAGCTCTCCGACGACTTTCCGCTCGGCTACGGTGCCGATCGCGCCGTTGTGGTCGTGCGACTCGAAGGCGACGATCGCCTTGCCGAGTGGACGCCCAAGCTCGCCGAAACAGCACCCGTGCACGAGATCGTGCTGCGCGACGGCTACGACATCGGTGCGCAGTTCTCGCTGTGGGAACACGCGACGGCACTGATGGGGCCGCTGTTCGGGGTCAACCCGTTCGGCCAGCCCAACGTGCAGTCGGCCAAAGACGCGACAAGCGCCGTGCTGTCCGAGCAGCTCACCGCTCCGCAGTCCAACGCTTGCACGCCCGACGGCACCGTGCTCACGTACGCAGGCGGCCTGCCCGCGCCCGACCACGCCGAACCGTCGCTGTCGACCGCGCTCGGACACGCGCTAGCGGCGATTCGTTCGCGCGACTACCTCGCCCTGCTCGTCTACCTGCCAGACGATGAGGCGCTGCTCGCGCCGCTTGTCTCGGCGACGCCAAAGGTCTCGGCGGCGACAGGTGCTGCGGTCACGCTCGAACTGGGGCCGCGCTACCTGCACTCGACCGGCCAGCTGCACAAGGGTGGGCCCAACACCGGCGTCTTCGTGGTCGTGACAACCCGCGACGCGGCCGACGCTCCTGTGCCCGGGCGTCCGTGGGGGCTGCGCACGCTGTTTCGGGCGCAGGCCGAGGGCGACATCGCCACGCTTGTGGCGCACGACCGACGCGTCCTGCACGTCGATCTGGCCGACGCCGGACCCGAGGCCGTCACGCACTTCGCGCACTCGCTGCTCGACGCCGCTGGTATGACCTGGGAGGGGTAGGCTCCAACCCGGGACGCCGCTCGCTGGCGGGGGGGCCGTCGGGTCGTCACACACGCGCGTGATGAAGGAACTTGTTGAGAGGAAGCTGTCGCGTGGGCGTCAATCTAGGGATGCTCGAACGAACCATCCGCGTCGCAATCGGCATCGTCCTGATCGCCATCGGGTTGTTTGTTGTGAGGGGGATTCTCGGCATCGTGGTGGCGCTCGTCGGCGCCTTGCTGATCTTCAGCGGGTCCATCGGATTTTGCCACGTGAAGAAGTTCTTCGGCATCGGGACCTCGAAGCGGACCTAGGCCAGCCCAAGCTGCGGTCGCAAGACGAGGCCGCTCAGCGCACGAGCTTGCCGCGCCACGCCGAAGTGCCCCCTTTGACGCTGTACGCGTGCTCGAATCCCGCTCGCTTCATCATGCTCACAGCAGTCACGCTGCGATGCCCCGACTGGCAGATGACGAAGGTCTCGGCGGACGGATCGAACTTGCCCAGCTTGGAGCCGAGCTGACCCAATGGCACGTTCACGGCAACCTTGACATGGCCGCCGGCAAACTCGTACGGCTCGCGTACGTCAATCAGAACGGTCTTGCCCGCCGCAAGCTTTTCCTCGAGCTCGGCGACGGTAACGGTCTTCACTCCCCATCCGAACATGGTCAACCCCTCGTCTTGGTCGAGTCTTGTGCGGCCAGAGCCGCGATCATTACGGACACTAGCCCCGGCTCTTGGGACCGATCTGCGGCTGAAACTCAACGATTTCAAATGTCGTCTTCACGACGCACTGCGGCCCGAGACATCCCTTCACCGAGCAGTACTTGGCCTCGGAGAGCTCGATGGCTTGGGCGACTGACGCTGGCTTGATTCCCACGCCAGTGACGGTGTACTTGACCTCGATCGTCTCGTAGTAGTGCGGAAATCCATCCAGGAACGGCTCGCCTTTGACCTCAATCTCGAGACCTCGCAGATCTTCACGCTTCTTCTCGAGAATCGAAACGACGTCGATCCCCGTGCAGCCAGCCATGCCGAGCAAGAGCAACTCCACCGGGCGCCAGCCCGTACCCTCACCGCTTCCGTCCGCAGGCGTGTCCATCACGATTCCGTGCTGCTTCGAATCCCATCCCACGAACTGCCGGTTCTGCGTCCAACGAGCCTGAACTACATCCACGTTGACTCCTCCTGGGTTGGCGAAGGGTGCGCACCTAGTGCGGCAAGTACGACTGAGAGCAAGATCGACCCACTACATACGAGTCGTCCACGAACCAGCACAAGCGGCGACGGCTCGCCTCCGACGATCGCATCCAACGCGGCGTCGCGATCGGGGCCAGTCAGACTGTAGAGGTCCATCTCCTCGACAGAGATGGCGCCAAGCCCGCTGTCGGCGAGTTGGTGCTTCAGCCGTGCAACCTGCGCCGAGACGGGCAGGCCACACGTCGCATCGTCGACGGGCGTGGTGCCGAGGATCTGGGCTTCGAGCACGAGTAGCTCGGACAGACCGTCCGAGTAGGGTTGGCTACTCCCACTTCAACTGCAGTCGTCGAGATCGACGACCTTGATGATGGCGTCAGTCACTTGCGTCCTTTGGAAAGCGCGTATGGGTCATGGCACAACATACCCCCACGGGTATCCGGACGCAAGATGGGGCGGTCGGCAGTCGATGTCCCGCATCAAGTTGCCGGGCTTGCACAGCCGCTCCGCTAGATGTGATACATGCTCGCCCATTCGCGAAGTGCCCCTCGGCAGCGCGTGATGTCTGCCAGCGTCTGGGCGTCGAACACGGCTCGAAGCGCATCCTCGGCAGCGTCGAAGACCTCGCGCACGGGCGCCGCGCGTGCGGTGACGAGCTCGGCCCGGCGAAGCGCAGCCATGATCTGCTTGAGCTAGGTCGCGGGGAGCGACTCCGCCACCGAGATGTCGCGACCCAGTGAGGGGCCGCCACCGTGGCGCTCAGCCAGGTAGCTTGCCACCGCAGGCCGTAACTCACTCGTCCCGGGAACTTCACCCGCGCACTGCCAATCCGTCTCGAGTTAGGCTCCGACAGCATAGACGCGGGCCAAACGGCACTAGCGCACGCGCGCTCCCAGGTCGTCGAGCGCCACTATCCGCACCTCGACGTCGCCGTTCGGCCCGAACTCGAGCACGCCGACCGTGCAGCTCGGCTGATTGCGCCGCTGCGTCGCCGAGCCGGGATTGGCCACCAGCACACCATCACGCCACTGAACGCCCGGGATGTGCGAGTGCCCGCGCACGATGATATCGACGCCCGCGGGAATCGGCCCGAGACTGGCCAGGTCGTGGATCACCGCGATGCGCTTGTCAGCAACGACCAGGGATGCGAGAGCGGGCAGATCGAAGCCCGGAATCGGTGCGTCGCAGTTGCCGAGAACCGCAGTGAGTGGTGCGATGGCTCCCAGCTCGTAGAGCACCTGCGGGTCGCCGCCGATGTCGCCGGCGTGCACGATTGCCGCGAGCGGCTCCTCGCGCTCGAGCGCAGCTATCGCGCGCGGGTCGAGCCAGCCGTGCGTATCCGAGATCAGCCCAACCCGAGTCACGCTCCCTGACGCTGGCGCGCGGACATTTCGCGCGGGGGTCTCGGCGGGCATCGGACTAGAGGCCCAATGCTTTCTTGAGCGCGGGGACACGACGGCGCGAAACAGGGATCTGTGTGCTGGCGTCGTCGGAGAGGGTGAGCAGCAGCGTGCCGCCGTACATCGGAACGACCTCTTTGACGCGCGAAAGGTTGACCAGGTAGCGGCGGTGGATGCGGAAGAAGCCGACCGGCATCAGCTTGGTTTCGAGCTGAGCGAGTGAGATCGTCGAGAGGTAACGGTCGGCCGCGGTGTACAGGTAGCTGTAGTCGTCCTTGGCCATCACATAGAGGATGTCGACAACGTTGACCAGCAGCTTCTTGCCGGCCTTCTCTACCGGGATGCGCTCGATGCGGGCGGGGGCCTGCTCGGCGACCGGCTCGATGCGAGCGAGCGCCTGCCCGAGACGGTCGATCTCCACGGGCTTGACCAGGTAGTCGGTCGCGCGGACCTCAAACGCCTTGACCGCGTGCTCACTGTGGGCGGTGACGAAGATGATCGCCGGTGGGTGCGTCAGGCCCGAGAGCACCTCGGCGAGCTGCACGCCGGTAAGGCCAGGCATCTGGATGTCGAGGAAGATGACGTCATACGGGATCGCCTTGATGAGCTGCAGGGCTTCGACGGCGTTGCTTGCCTCGCCGACAACCTCGACGCCGCCGCACTCGCCCAGCAGGTAGCGCAACTCCGAACGCGCTGGAGCCTCGTCGTCGACAACGAGAGCCTTGAGCATGCGAAACCTCTTCTCAGAGTTCGGGCGCTACGTGCGCGAGGACAAGCGTGACTTGCGTTCCCTGGCCCTCGGTACTCTCGACGTGGACCCCCGACCCCGGCCCGAAATGCCCTTTCAGTCTATCGTCAACGTTCTTGAGCGCAATCCCGAGCCCTTTGCCGAATCCGGGTTCCAGCACGTGAGGCAGCCGATCGGGCGAGATTCCCACGCCGTCGTCGGTCACCATGATGCACACCGCCTCGTCCCCGCAGTGTGCCGAGGACAGCCTCACCGTCAGCGGACCGTCCTCACGCATCCCGTGCGCAATCGCGTTCTCGACCAGTGGCTGGACGATGAACGACGGCACGGGGATGTTCAGCATGTCGGCCTCGACGGCGTCTTGAACGACGATGCGGTCGCCAAAGCGTGCCAGCTCGAAGTTCAGGTATCGGTGCGTCTGCGCAAGCTCGGTGCCGAGCGGGATGAGCTTCTCACCGGCCTCCAGCGTACGGCGGTAGAACGCTGCGAACTCGCGCAGGAGCTCGCGCGCTCGCGTGGGGTCGGTTCGAATGAGCGAGGCGATCGTGTTGATGGTGTTGAAGAGGAAGTGGGGGTTGATCTGCGCCTGGAGCGCCTTGAGCTCCATGCGGGTGGCGAGCTCTGTCTGCCGCTCCAACTCCGAGAGTTCGAGTTGTGTGGACAGCACCTGCGCCAAGCCCTCGACCATCGCCGCCTGCGTTTCGTTGAGCAGTCGAGGACTCGTGTAGTAGAACTTCAGCGTGCCAGCGGCACGCCCGCGCATCTCCAGCGGGACGACGATTGCTGCCCGCAAAGCGCAGTCCTTGCGGGGGCAGCCGATCTCCTCACGTGTGGCGAGCGTCCGCGGCTCGTTGCTCTCAAGCGCTTCGTGCGTCGCCCTCGTGATGATGGGACCGCCGACCTCGTGGTGGTCCTCCCCGGTGCCCGCGAAGCCGAGCACCCGGTCCGTGTCCGTGATTGCGACGGCCGCCGCCTCGCTGGCCTGCAGGATGATGCGGCACACCGCCTGAGCGCTCTCTTCGGTAAGGCCTTGGCGCATGTAGGACAGAGCCTCGTTGGCGACTCGAAGGATCTTGTGCGACTGCAGCGCGCGAACGTGGTCGGGGCGCGTGGCGAAGCGCGCCCACACGAGCGCGACGGCGATGGTGACGATTCCGCCCATGCCGGCCAAAGCGACCCAGCGCGAGACATCGGGGGCGGCGAGGCCGAACGCTGTGACGAGCGAGAGCACCACGAGCGCGCTGGCAATCGCAAGGTCGATCAGTGCGCTGCGGTTCTCGCTCTTCAACTAACGGCTCTTCCTCACGTAACGTCCTTAATGGCGAATGCGTAGCGCTCGGGAATCTCGGTCAGCCCCGCTCGTGTGTACAGCCGACGCGACGCCTTGTTGTCAGCCTGCGTGCACAGCGAGAACGTCACCGCTCCCTGCCAAACCGCCCATCTGGCTACCTCGAACAGCATCGCACTGCCGATGCCCGCCCGACGCGCCTGCGGTGCCGTGGCCAGCCGAGATAGCGTTGCCGCTCCCCTGCTCACGGTGGCCAGAGTATAGCCGATGATTGCTCCCCCGCTGGCCTCGGCGACGGTGAGTCGCTCGGCGCCGAGAAAGCCAAGCAGGTCCTCGCGGTTCCAGCGCCAGAACTCGTCGAAGCTCTCCGAGTCGAGCGCGGTCACGGCCTCGATGTCGTCCGCCGTGCCCTCGCGAATCGTCACGCCCTGAGGTGGATGCGCCGGCAGCACTAGCTCGGGATGCCCCTGGATGGCGACGATCCGCTGCTTCACCCGCATCCCGGCGGTGCGGTACGGGCTCAAGAACATCTCTGGGAGCAGCGGAGAGAGCACGCGGCCGAAGCCGTGCTCGGCGGCCCGATCGGTGGCGTCGCGGACGAACTCCGGGATGTCGCGCTCGTCTGCCCACACGCCCCGAATCGCAAGCACATCGAGGTGTTTCTTCCAGCGGCCGAGCAGCGCCGCCTCGCCGCGTTCCGTGACGCGGGCCTGCCAGGGCGCCGCGCCGCAGTATGCGAGGAACGCGTCGGAGGTCGCGAACAGATGCTCCGCCGAGACGGCCGGCCACAGCCCTTCGCACTCGTCGGGGGTCGCCGTCCGGATCTCCGAGATCATCTCGGCAGCCAGCCCATTTCGGCACCGGCGAGCCAGCCGCCAACCACGACCAGCATGACCGCGAAGGCGATGCGAGTGGCGCGGTCGCTCGACCCGAGTGTGAAGCGCGAACCGAGCCAGGCGCCGGGGATGACGCCGACGGCCAGCGCCGCGGCCAGCCACCAGTCGATGTGGCCCAGCAGCGCGTGAGTGATTGTGCCCGGCACCGCGAGAATCGCGATGGCCATGAGAGAGGTGCCGATCGCCTTCTTGATGTCGAAGTGCAGCCAGCGCGTGAGCATGGGCACGAGCACGAAGCCGCCGCCCAATCCGAGGAAGCCCGAGTAGAACCCCGTCAGCCCACCGATGATAGCCAGCTTCCACAGCGGCGCGGGCTGGCTTGCAGGGGCGGAAGGGAGCGGCGCGGTCAACCTGGCCATGCCGTACGACGCTGCGCGCGCGTGAGCCGCGGCGGTATGGTCGGCTGCGGGAGGTTCGCTCGGCGCGAACGCATCGCGCTCCTCGGCGGCCTCGAGGCCCAGACGCGGCGGGCGGATGACCTGCAGAATCATATCGGCGGCTGTGTAGAGAATCAGCGCGGCGGTGGCCAGCAACACGATCGTGCCGCTGTCGGCGTGAAAAAGCGCCCCGACGTACTGCGTCGACAGAGCGCCGAGTACCGCGAACGCGGAGCCGAAGATTCCGCACCAGACTCCCACGCGCACGCTGAGCGAGCCGCGGCGCAGGTAGTTCAGCGAGCCGGTGATCGCACTGGGGATGATGACCGGCAGCGGCGTGCCCACCGCCACGAGCGCCGGCGCACCGAGGAGCAGGCGAATTCCGGGAGTAGTGATGATGCCGCCGCCGATGCCGAACGCACCCGAGAGCACGCCCGAAACCAGCCCGATGCACAACGTCGTGAGCAGCTGCCTCACCGTACCGACTCCCTGGAAACCCTCACGGTCCCTCGCGCGCGCTTAGGCGGGGGGGACGATCGGGAAGCGGCCCGTGATCGCCGTGCGGTCGACTCGGCGCTCGCCGGAGAACAGCGACTTGAGCGCGACGTCGTCCCACAGCATGTCGATCATGATCGGCCAGCGACGCTGGAACTCGAAGTAGTTCTGGCAGTTGTCGCGAGCGTAGAGCGCAGCCTCGTTGAGCACGTGCGTGGCGACTTGGAAGTACAGGCCCCGCTCCGAGCTGGTCAGCGCGCGCAGGAAGGCGGTGACGGCGGCGCGCCAGCCCACCGACGAGTCGAGAAACGGCCCGGGGTAGGGCGCCATCGACTTGGGCGTGACTTGGCGCAGGTCGACCTGCGACTTCGCGAACTCGATCTTGCGCTGTTCGTAGACGAAGCGATATGCGTCCTGGCGAAAGCGAATCGCCTCGCTGATAGACTCCGGCGGAAGGTGGACGATCGACCACTCGTCGTCGAGGTAGACGCCGCCGCCGTGCATCCGGGCGCTGATGATGTAGTCGTCATCCTCGCCGCGGAGCACCCACGGGTCGAACGAGACGTTGGCGTACATGTCGCGGTGTAGCACCATGCAGCCGCCGAACGCGATCGTGGTCGGCTTGATGCGCGGCTTCTGCGGAATGAGCGAGAGCGCGGCGCTGTACGCCTCTTTGCGGCGCCAGAACATGTCGGTCCAGTGTGTGTCGATGTCGACCTGGTAGCGACCGTGCTGGTCGGTGTAGTAGCCGGTCTTGGCGAGCAGCGGCGTGCCGTCCTCGAACTTGCGACCGAGGCCGTACATGGCGCGCTGGAGGAAGTCGGGAGTGGTGACGATCTCGTCGTCATCGATGAAGACGACCGCCTCGTGGCCGAGAACTGCGGCGGCCATCAGGCCGACGTTGCGCACGGCACCGTAGCCGTTGAGCGTGACGCCATCGAGCATGTCGGCGAACTCAAGCTGCTCGAGCCGACGGTGCAGGCTTCCCAGCTCGGCGGGGCCGAAGACGAACGCGTCGATGTCGGGGAAGTCATCGACGATCTCGCGCACGCGATCCTCGGCGCGGTGCTCGATGGACTCGTCGGTGGTGGCAACGATGATAACGACCTTGCCCAACCCCTCGACGTGCTGCAACGAGCGCAAGCAGTCAGGGAGCGTGCCATCGGAGTCGATGGGGGTCGGATGGTCGTAGACGGTGGTGAGGTCGTTGACTGGAGCGATGTTCTTGCGCCCGCGCTTGGTCTGCGGCTTCGTCCAGAAGGTCGGGATGATGACGACTGGTTCCACGAGTGAAGACGCTCCCCTTGTAGGCGACAATGCAAGAGCCCATACGATGGGCCCGCTACATGATACCGCTACACGCCGACAAGGTCGCGCAAAGCGTTCAGCCCGTCGCGCCGGAGCAGCCTTCCATGCGGATCCCCAAGTCAACGCCGCAGTGCTTGCAGTGCCCATCGGCGGTTAGCGCGTCGATCTGGGTCGCGTACCCGACCCGGTCGAGAACCAGCGAGCCGCACTCGGGGCAGATCGTGTCTTCCCCACCTGGGACGGCGACGTTGCCCAGGTAGACGAAGCGTAGCCCCTCCTCGCGCCCGATCGCTCGGGCTCGCTCGAGCGTGGCGACCGGCGTGGCGGGCAGATCGGCAAACTCGAGGTATGGGATGAACCGCGTGACGTGCCAGGGGGTCTCGGCACCGAGGTCGCTGGCGATCCATCGCGCCATCGCGCGCAGCTCGTCGTCGGAGTCGTTGATGGTCGGGACGATGTTGGTGACGCACTCGACGTGCATGCCCAACACGTGCTTGGCGCGCACCGCCATCTCGCGAACGGCCTCGGGGTGGCTCACCTTGCACAGCCGCCGAAACGCATCCTCGCCGAAGCCCTTGATGTCGACGCGCCACACGTCTGTGACCTCGGCAAACAGGTCGATGCCCGCCTTGGTCACGTAGCCGTTGGTAACCATGACCACGAACAGGCCCGCCTTCTTGGCCAGTCGACCGACGTCGAGGACCCACTCAA
The Coriobacteriia bacterium DNA segment above includes these coding regions:
- a CDS encoding PQQ-binding-like beta-propeller repeat protein, with the translated sequence MVLRFLLCGLAIGVLFAPAIAGAGTAVTLAGGAWPTFGHDAGNTRQSPYIGAQTNHLKWSKVTGAATRGSAAVGPNGTVYVTSGSNVVWALNPSDGSTIWAHTLPAQTWSSPSIGSNGYLYVGCYDGKFYALDTVDGSVKWSTSADLFAYNSPAIGLDGTVLCPIEGGPLYAFDPTTGADKWSRELHMSTQGSPSIGSTGTVYTGGGAILAFNPASGSSEATFTGSAGFPYAPAIGHDGTLYAGDENGTVYSIDPSTMTAKWTHAIGSGVWTAAAIGTDGAIYVGCADGTIRALDGSTGHEKWSHSTGGPVEACPTVGADGTVYVANNAGDVQALNPTDGTVKWSYSVGLEVFSSPTIGSDGTVYFGSDNGTFYAIGSTQALPVGQKLGPPIIPSSYLGSSGNVVKRRWVKAAGTVVPPRSPGTYAITIVRQRRVRGHWVNQGSGYAASLTASGRTYWSSVVFKTTGSWRMRAVHGRGSSQVVGAWSYYTVANR
- a CDS encoding HAD-IA family hydrolase — its product is MINAIVFDLDGLIVDTERTSLESWEEAYRHAGFELPLDLWQTTIGTWGAAFDPVEDLGQRRGRPLSAEEIEARREREWELAAELPMMPGVGRHLDQACTLGLSVGLASSSSRRWVQGQIERLGIAECFECVCTRDDVPQAKPDPSVYFRTLLYLGVDGTEALAYEDSNFGLLAAKAAGLRCVVVPGPLTAGSDFSLADVIVPSLADVDPQTLWNFVDAEYA
- a CDS encoding DUF2892 domain-containing protein → MGVNLGMLERTIRVAIGIVLIAIGLFVVRGILGIVVALVGALLIFSGSIGFCHVKKFFGIGTSKRT
- a CDS encoding rhodanese-like domain-containing protein, which codes for MFGWGVKTVTVAELEEKLAAGKTVLIDVREPYEFAGGHVKVAVNVPLGQLGSKLGKFDPSAETFVICQSGHRSVTAVSMMKRAGFEHAYSVKGGTSAWRGKLVR
- a CDS encoding OsmC family protein, which translates into the protein MDVVQARWTQNRQFVGWDSKQHGIVMDTPADGSGEGTGWRPVELLLLGMAGCTGIDVVSILEKKREDLRGLEIEVKGEPFLDGFPHYYETIEVKYTVTGVGIKPASVAQAIELSEAKYCSVKGCLGPQCVVKTTFEIVEFQPQIGPKSRG
- a CDS encoding metallophosphoesterase → MTRVGLISDTHGWLDPRAIAALEREEPLAAIVHAGDIGGDPQVLYELGAIAPLTAVLGNCDAPIPGFDLPALASLVVADKRIAVIHDLASLGPIPAGVDIIVRGHSHIPGVQWRDGVLVANPGSATQRRNQPSCTVGVLEFGPNGDVEVRIVALDDLGARVR
- a CDS encoding LytTR family DNA-binding domain-containing protein; the protein is MLKALVVDDEAPARSELRYLLGECGGVEVVGEASNAVEALQLIKAIPYDVIFLDIQMPGLTGVQLAEVLSGLTHPPAIIFVTAHSEHAVKAFEVRATDYLVKPVEIDRLGQALARIEPVAEQAPARIERIPVEKAGKKLLVNVVDILYVMAKDDYSYLYTAADRYLSTISLAQLETKLMPVGFFRIHRRYLVNLSRVKEVVPMYGGTLLLTLSDDASTQIPVSRRRVPALKKALGL
- a CDS encoding histidine kinase, encoding MKSENRSALIDLAIASALVVLSLVTAFGLAAPDVSRWVALAGMGGIVTIAVALVWARFATRPDHVRALQSHKILRVANEALSYMRQGLTEESAQAVCRIILQASEAAAVAITDTDRVLGFAGTGEDHHEVGGPIITRATHEALESNEPRTLATREEIGCPRKDCALRAAIVVPLEMRGRAAGTLKFYYTSPRLLNETQAAMVEGLAQVLSTQLELSELERQTELATRMELKALQAQINPHFLFNTINTIASLIRTDPTRARELLREFAAFYRRTLEAGEKLIPLGTELAQTHRYLNFELARFGDRIVVQDAVEADMLNIPVPSFIVQPLVENAIAHGMREDGPLTVRLSSAHCGDEAVCIMVTDDGVGISPDRLPHVLEPGFGKGLGIALKNVDDRLKGHFGPGSGVHVESTEGQGTQVTLVLAHVAPEL
- a CDS encoding N-acetyltransferase, with the translated sequence MISEIRTATPDECEGLWPAVSAEHLFATSDAFLAYCGAAPWQARVTERGEAALLGRWKKHLDVLAIRGVWADERDIPEFVRDATDRAAEHGFGRVLSPLLPEMFLSPYRTAGMRVKQRIVAIQGHPELVLPAHPPQGVTIREGTADDIEAVTALDSESFDEFWRWNREDLLGFLGAERLTVAEASGGAIIGYTLATVSRGAATLSRLATAPQARRAGIGSAMLFEVARWAVWQGAVTFSLCTQADNKASRRLYTRAGLTEIPERYAFAIKDVT
- a CDS encoding sulfite exporter TauE/SafE family protein, whose product is MRQLLTTLCIGLVSGVLSGAFGIGGGIITTPGIRLLLGAPALVAVGTPLPVIIPSAITGSLNYLRRGSLSVRVGVWCGIFGSAFAVLGALSTQYVGALFHADSGTIVLLATAALILYTAADMILQVIRPPRLGLEAAEERDAFAPSEPPAADHTAAAHARAASYGMARLTAPLPSAPASQPAPLWKLAIIGGLTGFYSGFLGLGGGFVLVPMLTRWLHFDIKKAIGTSLMAIAILAVPGTITHALLGHIDWWLAAALAVGVIPGAWLGSRFTLGSSDRATRIAFAVMLVVVGGWLAGAEMGWLPR
- the amrS gene encoding AmmeMemoRadiSam system radical SAM enzyme produces the protein MHDALLGSPEGDRIRCGLCPHACLIAEGARGVCGARGVQGGKLRAFTYGLVSSAVLDPIEKKPVFHFCPGSKVMSFGSVGCTMRCGHCQNWQISRPKGDDGTVELYELAPSEAVRVAMDAGAQGVAFTYNEPIIWLEWVLDVGRLAKKAGLFVVMVTNGYVTKAGIDLFAEVTDVWRVDIKGFGEDAFRRLCKVSHPEAVREMAVRAKHVLGMHVECVTNIVPTINDSDDELRAMARWIASDLGAETPWHVTRFIPYLEFADLPATPVATLERARAIGREEGLRFVYLGNVAVPGGEDTICPECGSLVLDRVGYATQIDALTADGHCKHCGVDLGIRMEGCSGATG